The following coding sequences are from one Candidatus Acidiferrales bacterium window:
- the glgB gene encoding 1,4-alpha-glucan branching protein GlgB, whose protein sequence is MVARQSRGRSLKIVDKPNTTAETVNLAVDAEIESLVRAENSDPFRVLGPHIVEKAGKRSVVIRTFMPHAANVTVLWGAGHKAHAAERVHPDGLFETTIPLPGKAWKVREIAPTDYQLRVAYPDGNSQEIHDGYAFPPLLTDFDLHLFAEGTHYEIYEKLGAHVREVAGVHGVHFGVWAPNAKRVSVVGTFNNWDGRVNPLRNRGASGIWEIFIPELGDGELYKFEIRSRVNDILTLKADPYGFAAEMRPKSSSVVATIDGYAWRDNEWIAARESFDWQHAAISIYEVHFASWRRKKNGNWLSYSEMGDALIPYVKQMGYTHVELLPMMEHPLDLSWGYQTIGYFAATSRYGAPKEFMEFVDRCHQEGIGVLLDWTPGHFPRDAHGLSLFDGTHLYEHEDPRRGSHPDWGTLIFNYGRNEVQNFLLSNALFWLEKYHIDGLRVDAVASMLYLDYSRQPGEWLPNQHGGRENLEAIAFLKRMNEIVHARHAGVLTAAEESTAWPAVSRPTYAGGLGFDLKWNMGWMNDTLRYFALDPIHRKFHHGELTFSMLYAFNENFILPLSHDEVVHGKKPLLAKMPGDDKHKFANLRLLYGYFYAHPGKKLLFMGDEIAQWNEWWQDGSLDWNLLQYRPHQGIQRLVNDLNRLYAREAALHEVEFEWQGFEWLEVHDADASVIAFVRRAQRPEDFLIVVCNFTPVTRDNYRVAVPENFFYREALNTDSSFYGGDDAGNLGGVRAEPIPWNGRPFSIKLRLPPLSVLFLKPQRS, encoded by the coding sequence ATGGTTGCAAGGCAGTCGAGGGGGCGCAGTCTGAAGATTGTAGACAAGCCGAATACCACAGCAGAGACGGTAAATTTGGCCGTGGACGCGGAGATTGAATCGCTCGTTCGCGCAGAGAATTCGGATCCGTTTCGCGTTCTGGGACCGCACATCGTCGAAAAAGCTGGCAAGCGCAGCGTCGTGATTCGGACATTCATGCCGCATGCGGCGAACGTAACGGTGCTCTGGGGCGCTGGGCACAAAGCGCACGCAGCGGAGCGCGTGCATCCCGACGGTCTTTTTGAAACGACTATTCCGTTGCCCGGCAAGGCTTGGAAAGTCAGGGAAATCGCGCCGACGGATTACCAATTGCGAGTCGCCTATCCGGACGGGAATTCACAGGAAATCCACGATGGATACGCCTTCCCTCCCCTGCTGACGGATTTTGATTTGCACCTCTTCGCTGAAGGAACGCACTACGAGATTTACGAGAAGCTGGGCGCGCACGTTCGCGAGGTGGCGGGCGTGCACGGCGTGCATTTTGGCGTGTGGGCGCCGAATGCCAAGCGCGTGAGCGTTGTTGGAACTTTCAACAACTGGGATGGCCGCGTGAATCCGCTGCGCAATCGCGGAGCGAGCGGCATCTGGGAAATTTTCATACCAGAGCTCGGCGACGGAGAACTTTACAAGTTCGAAATCCGGTCGCGAGTCAATGATATTTTGACCTTAAAAGCCGATCCCTACGGATTTGCCGCGGAAATGCGGCCGAAGTCGAGCTCTGTGGTTGCGACGATTGACGGCTATGCGTGGCGGGACAACGAATGGATCGCAGCGCGAGAAAGCTTCGACTGGCAACATGCGGCGATTTCGATTTACGAAGTGCATTTTGCGTCGTGGCGGCGAAAAAAAAATGGGAACTGGCTGAGCTACAGCGAAATGGGCGACGCGCTGATTCCTTACGTCAAGCAAATGGGCTATACGCACGTCGAATTGCTGCCGATGATGGAGCATCCGCTGGATTTGTCGTGGGGCTACCAGACGATAGGCTATTTTGCAGCGACGAGCCGCTACGGAGCGCCGAAAGAGTTCATGGAATTCGTGGACCGATGCCATCAGGAAGGCATCGGCGTGCTGCTTGACTGGACGCCCGGGCATTTTCCGCGGGACGCGCACGGACTTTCGCTTTTCGACGGCACGCATCTCTACGAGCACGAAGATCCGCGGCGAGGATCGCACCCGGATTGGGGAACACTGATCTTCAATTACGGGCGAAATGAAGTGCAGAATTTTCTGCTCTCGAATGCGCTTTTCTGGCTGGAGAAATATCACATCGACGGGCTGCGCGTGGACGCCGTGGCCTCGATGCTCTATCTCGATTATTCGCGACAACCCGGCGAATGGCTGCCGAATCAACACGGCGGGCGGGAGAATCTGGAAGCGATCGCGTTTCTGAAACGCATGAATGAAATCGTGCACGCGCGGCATGCAGGCGTGCTGACGGCTGCAGAGGAATCGACGGCATGGCCGGCCGTGTCGCGACCGACCTACGCCGGCGGGCTGGGATTCGATTTGAAATGGAACATGGGATGGATGAACGACACGCTGCGGTATTTCGCGCTCGATCCGATCCACCGGAAATTTCATCACGGCGAACTAACTTTTTCGATGCTCTACGCGTTCAACGAAAACTTTATTTTGCCGCTGTCGCATGACGAGGTGGTGCATGGGAAAAAGCCGCTGCTGGCGAAAATGCCCGGTGACGACAAACACAAGTTCGCGAATTTGCGCCTGCTCTATGGCTACTTCTACGCGCACCCGGGAAAGAAACTGCTTTTCATGGGCGACGAAATTGCGCAGTGGAATGAATGGTGGCAAGACGGGAGCCTGGACTGGAATTTATTGCAGTATCGTCCGCACCAGGGAATTCAGCGTCTGGTGAACGACTTGAATCGCCTCTATGCGCGCGAAGCGGCGCTGCATGAGGTGGAATTCGAGTGGCAAGGATTCGAATGGCTCGAAGTCCACGACGCGGACGCGAGCGTGATTGCCTTTGTGCGCAGGGCCCAAAGGCCAGAGGATTTTCTGATTGTGGTGTGCAATTTCACGCCGGTGACACGCGACAACTACCGGGTTGCCGTGCCCGAGAATTTTTTCTATCGCGAGGCACTCAATACGGATTCTTCCTTTTACGGCGGAGACGATGCCGGAAATCTCGGCGGCGTGCGCGCGGAGCCGATTCCGTGGAACGGCCGCCCCTTTTCCATCAAACTGCGGTTGCCGCCGCTATCCGTATTGTTCCTCAAACCACAACGATCCTAG
- the ggt gene encoding gamma-glutamyltransferase: protein MQFTGDRLVRLLLIVVAALSFTMLARSQDRDQGRSMVTTKYGIVAAESPLAAQAGAQILAHGGNAIDAAVATNAVMGVVEPMMNGIGGDLFVIVYDAKTGKLYGLNASGWSPKTLTPEFLKSKGVTRMPAFGIDSVTVPGVVDGWSKLLNRFGKLNFEQDLAPAIRYAHEGFPVPEWDAAYWANAAHFLAQNQGTANLYLLNGEAPKVGEIFRNEDLAHSLQQVARGGRDAFYKGEISRRILALFKREGGAMTAEDLADFSAEWVEPLSTEYHGWTVYELPPNGQGIAALEMLNMMSQFPLAQYGHNSVDALHVMIEAKKLAYADLRRYVGDPRFAKIPIAGLLSDEYARERAKLVDMSRANCDVSTGLPPGGDTTYLTAVDAQGNMVSLIQSNYEEFGSRLVPEGAGFVLQDRGALFNLNPDSPDVLAGHKRPLHTIIPAFMVHGDTRIAFGIMGGYNQAQAHAQFVSNVVDFGMNIQAAMEAARFTKMTFTGCDVQMENRIPADVRSALEARGHQIQLRGAYSADMGGGQAVERNFSTGVNFGASDPRKDGEAIPEPPPALPVTLKSSKPQSGSHR, encoded by the coding sequence GTGCAATTCACGGGAGATCGCCTTGTTCGTTTGCTGCTCATCGTTGTCGCGGCGTTGAGCTTCACGATGCTCGCGCGCTCGCAGGATCGCGATCAGGGCCGCTCGATGGTGACGACCAAGTACGGCATCGTCGCCGCCGAAAGCCCCTTGGCCGCTCAGGCTGGCGCGCAAATTCTCGCGCACGGAGGCAATGCCATCGATGCCGCCGTCGCGACGAATGCCGTGATGGGTGTCGTCGAACCCATGATGAATGGCATCGGCGGCGATCTCTTCGTGATTGTATACGACGCAAAAACCGGCAAGCTGTACGGCCTCAACGCCAGCGGCTGGTCCCCCAAGACTCTCACTCCTGAGTTTTTGAAAAGCAAGGGCGTCACAAGAATGCCCGCATTTGGCATCGACTCCGTCACCGTTCCCGGCGTCGTGGATGGCTGGTCAAAGCTTCTCAATCGCTTCGGCAAATTGAATTTCGAGCAGGATCTTGCTCCCGCGATCCGTTACGCTCACGAAGGTTTCCCCGTTCCTGAGTGGGACGCTGCCTATTGGGCCAATGCCGCGCATTTTCTCGCTCAAAATCAGGGCACCGCAAATCTTTACTTGTTGAACGGCGAAGCTCCGAAAGTCGGCGAAATATTTCGCAACGAAGATTTGGCTCATTCTTTGCAGCAAGTCGCCCGCGGCGGTCGCGACGCGTTTTACAAAGGCGAAATTTCCCGCCGCATTCTCGCTCTCTTCAAACGCGAGGGCGGCGCTATGACCGCCGAGGACCTCGCCGATTTTTCCGCCGAGTGGGTCGAGCCGCTTTCCACGGAATATCATGGCTGGACCGTTTACGAATTGCCTCCCAACGGCCAGGGCATCGCCGCACTCGAAATGCTCAACATGATGAGCCAGTTTCCTCTCGCGCAGTACGGCCACAATTCCGTGGATGCTCTTCATGTCATGATCGAAGCAAAGAAGCTCGCCTATGCTGATCTTCGCCGCTACGTCGGCGACCCGCGCTTCGCGAAAATTCCCATCGCTGGCTTGCTCTCCGATGAATATGCGCGCGAACGCGCCAAGCTCGTCGACATGTCTCGCGCGAATTGTGACGTCTCTACCGGATTGCCGCCCGGTGGCGATACCACATATCTCACCGCCGTCGACGCGCAGGGCAACATGGTCTCGCTCATTCAAAGTAATTATGAAGAATTCGGCTCGCGCCTCGTCCCCGAAGGCGCCGGTTTCGTCCTTCAGGATCGCGGCGCGCTTTTCAATCTCAATCCCGATTCTCCCGACGTTCTCGCCGGCCACAAGCGTCCGCTGCACACCATTATTCCTGCCTTCATGGTCCATGGCGATACACGCATCGCCTTCGGCATCATGGGCGGCTACAATCAAGCGCAGGCCCACGCCCAATTCGTTTCCAATGTCGTCGACTTTGGAATGAACATCCAGGCTGCCATGGAAGCCGCGCGCTTCACGAAGATGACTTTCACCGGTTGCGACGTCCAAATGGAAAATCGCATTCCCGCCGACGTTCGATCGGCTCTCGAAGCTCGCGGCCACCAGATTCAGCTTCGCGGCGCCTATTCCGCCGATATGGGCGGTGGTCAGGCTGTCGAACGCAACTTCTCCACCGGCGTGAATTTCGGCGCCTCTGATCCTCGCAAAGACGGCGAGGCGATTCCCGAGCCTCCTCCTGCGTTACCCGTCACACTCAAGTCCTCAAAGCCCCAATCTGGCTCGCATCGTTAG
- a CDS encoding DinB family protein, with translation MKRVAPLFAVLLFALATGATVVSAQAAAKKAPGPEQTLLRQWNNIGNKIIAMAEDWPADKYNYRPNDQVRTFGQILVHIAAANYFAINPVQGKSTKDLQGDPKGYETKMQIVAFVKKSFAEGADTLEKGGDADALKYLANWVGIIEHSGEHFGNLVTYYRNNNVVPPESRPKK, from the coding sequence ATGAAGAGAGTCGCACCGCTTTTCGCTGTATTGTTGTTCGCTCTTGCCACTGGCGCCACTGTTGTATCTGCTCAGGCTGCAGCCAAAAAAGCTCCAGGCCCCGAACAGACACTCTTGCGGCAGTGGAATAACATCGGCAACAAAATAATTGCCATGGCCGAAGACTGGCCTGCCGACAAGTACAATTATCGTCCCAATGATCAAGTCCGCACCTTCGGTCAGATTCTCGTCCACATCGCGGCCGCGAATTACTTCGCGATCAACCCCGTTCAGGGCAAAAGCACCAAAGACCTCCAGGGCGATCCGAAGGGTTATGAGACCAAGATGCAAATCGTCGCCTTCGTGAAAAAATCTTTCGCCGAGGGCGCCGATACGCTCGAAAAGGGTGGCGACGCGGACGCTCTGAAATATCTCGCCAATTGGGTGGGCATCATCGAGCACTCCGGCGAGCATTTCGGAAATCTCGTCACCTACTATCGCAATAACAATGTCGTTCCGCCGGAGTCGCGCCCGAAAAAATAA